A single window of Gemmatimonadales bacterium DNA harbors:
- a CDS encoding MBL fold metallo-hydrolase: MSLRLVTVGTGTAAPHPARSSPAHWVERGEVRLLMDCGAGTLHRLAEFGLAWEHVTHLALTHFHPDHFGEAPALLFALKWATKRADPLVVLGPVGTVQLWKRLADALGGWVTNPGYPLAVLDLHPGESFPLGADVALDVHRTPHTEESVALGIAAPDGRLVYTGDTGPSDELGDWAKGCDLLLAECSLPDALAIDMHLTPRQAGALAQRAGAKRLVLTHFYPPVEQVDIVAEAESVYEGPVTVANDGDRYEVGQYGDGHEGGR; the protein is encoded by the coding sequence GTGAGCCTTCGGTTGGTGACTGTGGGCACGGGGACCGCAGCCCCGCACCCGGCGCGTTCGAGCCCCGCGCATTGGGTGGAGCGCGGTGAAGTGCGCCTGCTGATGGACTGCGGCGCGGGGACGCTGCATCGCCTGGCGGAGTTCGGCCTCGCTTGGGAGCACGTCACGCACCTCGCGCTGACGCATTTCCACCCCGACCACTTCGGAGAGGCGCCGGCGCTGCTCTTCGCGCTCAAGTGGGCGACGAAGCGAGCGGATCCGCTCGTCGTGCTGGGTCCGGTGGGCACCGTGCAACTGTGGAAGCGGCTGGCGGACGCGTTGGGGGGTTGGGTGACGAACCCGGGCTATCCGCTGGCGGTTCTGGACCTGCACCCCGGCGAGTCGTTCCCGCTCGGGGCGGATGTCGCGCTCGACGTCCATCGGACGCCCCACACGGAGGAGAGCGTGGCGCTTGGCATCGCCGCGCCGGACGGGCGGTTGGTGTATACCGGCGACACCGGGCCCAGCGACGAGTTGGGCGACTGGGCAAAGGGATGCGACCTCCTGCTGGCGGAGTGCTCCCTGCCGGACGCGCTGGCGATAGACATGCACCTTACGCCGCGGCAGGCGGGGGCGTTGGCGCAGCGGGCGGGGGCGAAGCGGCTGGTGTTGACGCACTTCTACCCGCCGGTGGAGCAGGTGGATATCGTGGCCGAGGCGGAGTCGGTGTATGAGGGGCCGGTTACGGTGGCAAATGACGGGGACAGGTATGAAGTTGGACAGTACGGAGACGGGCATGAAGGTGGACGGTAG